A window of the Dongshaea marina genome harbors these coding sequences:
- the tdcC gene encoding threonine/serine transporter TdcC encodes MILDGVITNSEDKDSSKKWRKTDTTWTLGLFGTAIGAGVLFFPIRAGYGGLIPILIMLVLAYPIAFFCHRGLARLCLSSSRTSADITETVEEHFGKMGGTVLTFLYFFAICPLLWIYGVTITNTFMTFWEHQLHFAPLNRGIVALLLLLLMSFVIYFGKDLMVKVMSYLVFPFIASLIIISLSLIPYWNSSVIEQTNFSSIPVLGSDGLLVTIWLGISIMVFSFNFSPIVSSFIVSKREEYENEFGRTFIERRCSKIISNASMLMVAVVMFFAFSCLFTLSPQDMAEAKAQNIPVLSYLANHFSSMTSHQSVFATTLEYAASIIALVAIFKSFFGHYLGTLEGLNGLIVRSRYQGDKSKVSSKKLNMVSMLLIMGSTWLVSYINPNILDLIEAMGAPIIAALLCLLPMYAIHKTPSLDKYKGKISNVFVTAIGVLTILSIASKIF; translated from the coding sequence ATGATATTGGATGGTGTAATCACTAATAGTGAAGATAAAGATAGTTCAAAGAAGTGGCGTAAAACAGATACAACCTGGACTCTTGGGTTGTTCGGTACTGCCATCGGTGCCGGAGTACTATTTTTCCCAATAAGAGCGGGCTATGGTGGTCTCATCCCAATATTGATAATGCTTGTACTGGCTTATCCGATAGCTTTCTTCTGCCATCGAGGTCTGGCCAGACTGTGTCTTTCCAGCTCAAGAACCTCTGCCGATATAACTGAAACCGTAGAGGAGCATTTTGGAAAAATGGGAGGAACAGTGCTCACTTTCCTCTACTTTTTTGCAATCTGCCCTCTGCTTTGGATATATGGAGTTACGATTACCAACACCTTTATGACATTCTGGGAGCATCAACTGCACTTTGCGCCACTCAATCGTGGAATTGTTGCTCTATTATTGCTGCTACTCATGTCATTTGTAATCTACTTTGGCAAAGATTTAATGGTCAAGGTGATGAGTTACCTTGTATTCCCGTTTATTGCCAGTTTGATTATTATATCTCTATCTCTCATTCCATACTGGAATAGTTCTGTCATTGAGCAGACTAACTTTAGTAGTATTCCCGTACTGGGTAGTGATGGACTTCTGGTGACAATATGGCTAGGCATATCCATCATGGTTTTCTCCTTTAATTTTTCACCGATAGTCTCCTCTTTTATCGTATCCAAGCGCGAAGAGTATGAAAATGAGTTCGGACGGACATTTATAGAGAGGCGCTGCTCAAAAATAATATCTAATGCCAGCATGCTGATGGTCGCCGTGGTTATGTTTTTTGCCTTTAGCTGTCTGTTTACCTTATCACCACAAGATATGGCCGAAGCAAAGGCTCAAAATATACCTGTGCTCTCTTATCTGGCTAACCACTTCTCTTCAATGACAAGTCATCAGTCTGTATTTGCCACCACTTTGGAGTATGCAGCTTCTATTATCGCTCTGGTTGCAATTTTTAAGTCATTCTTTGGTCATTATCTTGGTACCCTTGAGGGGTTAAATGGCTTGATTGTTCGCTCTCGCTACCAGGGTGATAAAAGCAAGGTATCTTCAAAGAAACTAAATATGGTCAGCATGTTGCTTATTATGGGATCGACCTGGCTGGTCTCCTATATTAACCCAAACATCCTTGATCTGATTGAGGCCATGGGAGCGCCAATTATCGCAGCACTGCTTTGCCTGCTACCTATGTATGCAATCCATAAAACCCCTTCACTAGATAAATATAAGGGAAAAATTAGTAATGTGTTTGTAACCGCTATCGGTGTTTTAACCATCCTTAGCATTGCATCGAAAATATTTTGA
- the fliD gene encoding flagellar filament capping protein FliD, with product MSSVSATSPASSSGIDMQTIDALVAAERAGPDALIKMQTQTDQTLISAYSQLKAALEKAQSSLEDLNATNAFNPMKIASSDNGTLSATVTGSAAEGEYNFEVLQLAQAQQTYTNSAWIADSKTTEASSISIDYAGTSYSVNIPAGSSLQDISKAINQALPSKGGVKSSIITDNKGQHLVLQGSNTGIDASFTVSASGDPKLNSLLDASNQKQLAAAQNAKIAYGLGKDAPIFEESSNQISGLIPGMTLDLKQVSPLKTGKDVDTSNPDNYQAIHLSVSKDDKTLKDNLNSFVDSYNQVIDLINQLTKNSSGSGTTSGALVSETIPSQLQSKMQQLIQNVTGSGSVSLAQLGIETELDGGGKLEIDNDKLDKALDNNPAAAQQLIGGDKGLIKQLDSLFKSYSTDSSGNTTVLNSRVNSLNKDLDGLTKETDDLNTRMDDYRSRLIAQFTASQAIVDQMNNSMSMLQQYFKTNSQT from the coding sequence ATGAGCAGTGTATCCGCAACCTCGCCCGCCAGTAGTTCCGGCATTGATATGCAGACGATCGACGCTCTGGTTGCCGCAGAGCGCGCGGGACCCGATGCGCTGATCAAGATGCAGACACAGACCGACCAGACCCTGATATCTGCCTACAGTCAGCTCAAGGCTGCCCTGGAAAAAGCCCAAAGTAGCCTCGAAGATCTTAACGCTACCAATGCGTTTAATCCGATGAAGATAGCCAGCAGTGATAATGGCACACTGAGCGCCACAGTGACCGGCAGCGCAGCTGAGGGCGAGTATAATTTTGAGGTGCTGCAACTGGCCCAGGCCCAGCAAACCTATACCAATAGTGCATGGATCGCGGATAGCAAAACGACTGAAGCATCAAGCATCAGCATCGACTATGCTGGTACCTCCTATAGCGTGAATATCCCAGCCGGAAGCAGCCTGCAAGATATCTCTAAGGCGATCAATCAGGCTTTGCCCAGCAAAGGTGGCGTTAAGTCCTCCATCATCACCGACAACAAGGGGCAACACCTAGTGCTTCAGGGAAGCAACACCGGAATTGATGCCAGCTTCACAGTCTCTGCAAGCGGAGATCCTAAGCTAAATAGCCTCTTAGACGCTTCCAATCAAAAGCAACTCGCAGCGGCTCAAAATGCCAAAATAGCCTATGGCCTGGGAAAAGATGCCCCCATATTTGAAGAGAGCAGTAATCAGATCAGCGGACTGATCCCCGGCATGACTCTTGACCTGAAACAGGTGTCTCCTCTGAAAACGGGTAAAGATGTCGACACCAGCAACCCGGATAACTATCAAGCGATTCATCTGAGCGTTAGTAAGGATGACAAAACCCTTAAGGATAATCTCAATAGTTTTGTCGATTCCTATAACCAGGTGATCGATCTTATCAATCAGCTGACTAAAAACAGCAGTGGTTCAGGCACCACCTCGGGTGCTCTGGTTTCTGAAACCATCCCTTCCCAGTTGCAATCCAAGATGCAGCAGCTCATTCAGAACGTAACCGGCAGTGGCTCAGTCTCCCTTGCTCAGCTAGGGATTGAGACCGAGCTTGATGGTGGCGGAAAGCTTGAGATCGATAACGATAAGCTCGATAAAGCCCTTGATAATAACCCGGCAGCGGCACAGCAGTTGATAGGCGGCGACAAGGGGCTCATCAAGCAACTCGATAGTCTTTTCAAAAGTTATTCCACCGATAGCTCAGGCAACACAACCGTACTCAACTCCCGGGTTAATTCACTCAATAAAGATCTCGATGGCCTGACCAAAGAAACGGACGATCTGAATACCCGAATGGATGATTATCGTAGTCGTCTCATCGCACAGTTCACGGCATCACAAGCGATCGTCGATCAGATGAATAACAGCATGTCGATGTTGCAGCAATACTTTAAAACCAACAGCCAAACATAA
- a CDS encoding flagellin N-terminal helical domain-containing protein encodes MAISIFSTSGSEIAQNNISYATDKLNRTMARLSSGHRINSAYDDAAGLQISNRMDSQINGLNRAVQNAQDGISMAQTADGALKEFTSILKRMRDLGVQSLDGATSNDDKKALNQEFTQLKEELNRIEKTTTFGSQQLFSFYDDDGTGGTDAAPVAGGIGGNASWGILDYDATNHPTGGVDFLVGSNVSDGNTIEVKCTDMGVNMNTRLLGTIGTVDSTGKSETDPAKIDAAQTKLAEENSIKAIDKMLTAVGGFQSTLGSMEHRFEHTVSNLQNISTNMTTAQGRIMNTDYATEAANMAQQNIQIQAGTSVLAQAKNLPQNVLSLLR; translated from the coding sequence ATGGCTATCTCAATTTTCAGCACCTCTGGCTCTGAAATTGCCCAAAACAACATCAGCTATGCCACCGATAAGCTCAACCGTACCATGGCGCGCTTATCCAGCGGGCATAGAATCAACAGTGCCTATGATGATGCGGCAGGCTTGCAGATCTCTAATCGCATGGATTCGCAAATCAATGGTCTTAACCGTGCGGTGCAAAATGCTCAGGATGGAATTTCAATGGCTCAGACCGCTGATGGAGCCCTTAAGGAGTTCACTAGTATTTTGAAAAGAATGCGCGATCTAGGTGTTCAATCTCTGGATGGTGCCACCAGTAATGATGACAAAAAAGCACTTAACCAAGAGTTTACCCAGCTCAAAGAAGAATTGAATCGTATAGAGAAAACGACCACTTTTGGTTCACAGCAACTCTTCAGTTTCTATGACGACGATGGTACAGGTGGAACGGATGCCGCCCCTGTTGCCGGAGGGATCGGTGGTAACGCTTCATGGGGAATCCTTGATTACGATGCAACCAACCATCCCACGGGCGGAGTCGATTTCCTCGTTGGCTCGAATGTTTCAGACGGAAATACCATTGAGGTCAAATGTACCGATATGGGGGTAAACATGAATACCCGGCTACTCGGAACGATAGGCACCGTAGACTCCACAGGGAAATCAGAAACTGACCCAGCAAAAATTGATGCCGCGCAAACCAAGCTCGCGGAAGAAAATTCGATCAAGGCGATTGATAAAATGCTCACCGCGGTCGGTGGATTCCAGTCCACTCTGGGCTCCATGGAGCACAGATTCGAGCATACGGTCTCTAACCTGCAGAACATCTCTACCAATATGACCACGGCCCAGGGGCGGATCATGAATACCGATTACGCCACCGAAGCCGCCAACATGGCTCAGCAGAACATTCAGATCCAGGCAGGAACCTCGGTCCTGGCCCAGGCCAAAAACCTGCCACAGAATGTACTGTCTTTGCTGAGGTAA
- the tdcB gene encoding bifunctional threonine ammonia-lyase/L-serine ammonia-lyase TdcB, whose product MKIDENLQVDLHDINEAREKLSGHIYKTPQVHSSYISDKCNGEVYLKLENMQRTGSFKIRGAFNKLCSLTPQELEKGVVACSAGNHAQGVALSSTAFGVDAKIVMPCNAPKTKIDATRNYSAEVILHGDNFNETIAKVSEISEIEHRTFIHPFDDAKVIAGQGTVGLEIIEDMSDVDNVIVPIGGGGLIAGIAIAIKSINPAIKVIGVQSENSHGMAASFYKGEITNHRVCGTLADGCDVSRPGRLNFEIVKQLVDDIVLVTEDDIRNSLMGLLQHNKIVTEGSGALTSAAVLSGKLNHYVEGKKTVNLVSGGNIDLTKVAEIIERQNTYQFSL is encoded by the coding sequence ATGAAAATAGATGAAAACCTCCAAGTGGATCTTCATGATATTAATGAAGCCAGAGAAAAATTATCCGGTCATATATATAAAACACCTCAGGTTCACTCCAGTTACATTAGTGATAAATGCAATGGAGAAGTCTATTTAAAACTTGAGAATATGCAGCGCACTGGTTCTTTTAAAATTCGAGGCGCCTTTAATAAACTCTGCTCATTAACACCACAAGAGCTGGAAAAAGGTGTCGTTGCTTGCTCGGCTGGAAATCATGCACAGGGAGTTGCTCTATCCAGTACAGCGTTTGGAGTTGATGCGAAAATAGTTATGCCATGTAATGCTCCGAAAACTAAGATCGATGCAACAAGAAATTACTCGGCAGAAGTTATTCTGCATGGTGATAATTTCAACGAAACTATCGCCAAGGTGAGTGAAATATCTGAGATTGAGCATAGGACATTTATCCATCCATTTGATGATGCAAAAGTTATTGCCGGGCAAGGAACGGTTGGCTTGGAAATTATTGAGGATATGAGTGATGTCGATAATGTCATAGTTCCTATCGGAGGTGGTGGTTTGATTGCGGGTATTGCTATCGCAATTAAATCAATCAATCCGGCGATCAAGGTGATCGGAGTACAATCTGAAAATTCACATGGAATGGCAGCCTCCTTTTATAAAGGAGAAATAACAAATCACAGGGTCTGCGGCACATTAGCAGATGGGTGTGATGTATCAAGACCAGGCCGTTTAAATTTTGAAATTGTAAAACAACTGGTTGATGATATTGTACTGGTTACTGAAGATGATATTCGAAACAGCCTAATGGGTCTGCTTCAGCACAATAAGATCGTGACTGAGGGCTCGGGAGCATTGACTTCTGCGGCAGTGCTTAGCGGTAAGCTGAACCACTATGTTGAAGGGAAAAAAACAGTTAATCTAGTCTCGGGAGGAAATATAGATCTAACTAAAGTCGCTGAAATTATCGAAAGGCAGAATACATATCAGTTTTCTTTATAA
- the fliS gene encoding flagellar export chaperone FliS → MESNTPFNAYQESIIDANINVASPLKQLQLLYQGLFHSLIRMKAHIQHQRIQDKTREANRCMEILSTLDSALDPDENPEVAESLHQLYLFCMRQLMEANLRNKTELVDEVMSSLAPVKQAWEQLSP, encoded by the coding sequence ATGGAATCAAACACCCCGTTCAATGCCTACCAGGAGTCCATCATTGATGCCAACATCAATGTGGCCTCCCCTCTCAAACAGCTTCAACTCCTGTATCAGGGGTTGTTTCACAGCCTGATCCGGATGAAGGCACATATCCAACATCAGCGGATCCAGGATAAAACCCGGGAAGCCAACCGCTGCATGGAGATCCTCAGTACCCTGGATAGCGCCCTGGATCCCGATGAGAACCCTGAAGTCGCCGAAAGCCTGCACCAGCTTTACCTGTTTTGTATGCGCCAGCTGATGGAGGCAAACCTGCGCAACAAAACAGAGCTGGTCGATGAGGTAATGAGTAGCCTGGCTCCGGTCAAACAAGCCTGGGAGCAGCTTAGCCCTTGA
- a CDS encoding flagellin N-terminal helical domain-containing protein yields the protein MAISIFSTSGSEIAQNNISYATDKLNRTMARLSSGHRINSAYDDAAGLQISNRMDSQIQGLNRAVQNAQDGISLTQTADGALKEFTSILKRMRDLGVQSLDGATSQDDKAALDTEYSQLKQELDRIGKTTTFGDMNLFSSKDSSNPSGTPVPTTNGLLDAGVSFLVGANVSDGNTVTVKLTDTATAMDTASLGSLKFDTDAATTKTNEENAIKAIDKMLTAVGGFQSNLGAMEHRFEHTVSNLQNISTNMTTAQGRIMNTDYATEAANMAQQNIQIQAGTSVLAQAKNLPQNVLSLLR from the coding sequence ATGGCTATCTCAATCTTCAGCACCTCGGGCTCAGAAATCGCCCAGAACAATATCAGTTATGCGACCGATAAGCTCAATCGCACCATGGCGCGCTTATCCAGTGGGCATCGAATCAACAGTGCCTACGATGATGCAGCGGGTCTGCAGATCTCAAATCGAATGGACTCTCAAATACAGGGCCTGAACCGCGCGGTACAAAACGCCCAGGACGGTATCTCTTTGACCCAGACCGCTGATGGAGCCCTTAAGGAGTTCACCAGCATTCTGAAAAGAATGCGCGATCTGGGCGTTCAATCTCTGGATGGTGCAACCAGTCAGGATGATAAAGCTGCTCTCGATACTGAATACTCTCAGCTCAAGCAGGAACTGGATCGGATTGGCAAAACGACCACCTTTGGAGATATGAATCTGTTCAGCTCTAAAGATAGCTCCAATCCTTCAGGCACACCTGTCCCCACAACCAATGGTCTTTTAGATGCTGGCGTTAGCTTTTTAGTTGGGGCAAATGTTTCTGATGGAAATACAGTGACCGTGAAATTAACGGATACAGCCACCGCAATGGATACGGCAAGCTTAGGAAGCCTTAAGTTTGATACCGATGCTGCCACCACCAAAACCAACGAAGAGAATGCCATCAAGGCTATCGATAAAATGTTGACCGCTGTTGGAGGCTTCCAGTCGAACCTGGGGGCGATGGAGCACAGATTCGAGCATACGGTCTCTAACCTGCAGAACATCTCCACCAATATGACAACCGCTCAGGGGCGGATCATGAATACAGATTACGCCACCGAGGCCGCCAACATGGCACAGCAGAATATTCAGATCCAGGCGGGAACCTCGGTACTGGCTCAGGCCAAGAACCTGCCGCAAAACGTGCTGTCACTGCTGCGTTAA